A window of Aquitalea denitrificans contains these coding sequences:
- a CDS encoding MFS transporter, with protein MSPIANTVPSSSDKAWLSLLALAMGAFSIGTTEFSPMGLLPVIAQGVHASIPAAGMLITAYAIGVMLGAPLMTILLSHWPRRRALIVLMSIFTVGNLLSAVSTDYTTLLLARLVTSLNHGAFFGLGSLVAASVVPRHKQASAVATMFMGLTIANIGGVPAATWLGQAIGWRMSFAATAVLGLITMLTLRLALPRGEAGQAPQVRRELKVLTRPQVLTAMATTVLGSGGMFTLYTYIAPTLQQLTGATPGFVTAMLVLVGVGFSIGNLAGGRLADRTLNGSLIVFLTLLVAIMLAFPQLAQSHGGAAFAIVVWGIATFAVVPPLQMRVMRAAAEAPGLASSVNVGAFNLGNALGAAAGGAAISTGLGYAAVPIVGALIAGAGLLLVLAQLARQRQAAQGARTETCQVKS; from the coding sequence ATGAGCCCGATAGCAAACACTGTGCCGTCCAGTAGCGACAAGGCCTGGCTGTCTTTGCTGGCACTGGCCATGGGTGCATTCAGCATCGGCACCACCGAGTTCTCGCCCATGGGCCTGCTGCCGGTCATTGCGCAGGGCGTGCATGCATCCATTCCGGCTGCCGGCATGCTGATCACCGCCTACGCCATTGGCGTGATGCTGGGTGCACCGCTGATGACCATCTTGCTGTCGCACTGGCCGCGCCGCCGGGCCCTGATTGTACTGATGAGCATTTTCACCGTGGGTAATCTGCTGTCCGCCGTGTCAACCGACTACACCACACTGCTGCTGGCCCGCCTGGTGACCAGTCTCAATCACGGTGCATTTTTCGGACTGGGTTCACTGGTGGCGGCCAGCGTGGTGCCGCGCCACAAACAGGCCAGCGCCGTTGCCACCATGTTTATGGGACTGACCATCGCCAATATCGGCGGCGTACCGGCTGCCACCTGGCTGGGGCAGGCCATAGGCTGGCGGATGTCGTTTGCCGCCACTGCCGTGCTGGGACTAATCACCATGCTGACCCTGCGGCTTGCCTTGCCGCGTGGCGAGGCCGGACAGGCACCGCAGGTAAGACGTGAGCTGAAGGTGCTGACCCGCCCGCAGGTACTGACGGCCATGGCCACGACCGTGCTGGGTTCTGGTGGCATGTTCACGCTCTACACCTATATCGCGCCGACGCTGCAACAGCTGACCGGAGCCACACCCGGCTTTGTCACAGCCATGCTGGTGCTGGTGGGAGTCGGTTTCTCGATCGGCAATCTGGCCGGTGGCCGGCTGGCCGACCGCACGCTCAACGGCAGCCTGATCGTCTTTCTTACCCTGCTGGTTGCCATCATGCTGGCTTTCCCGCAGCTGGCGCAAAGCCATGGCGGAGCTGCCTTTGCCATCGTGGTATGGGGCATTGCCACCTTTGCCGTGGTGCCTCCATTGCAGATGCGGGTGATGCGGGCTGCTGCAGAAGCACCCGGGCTGGCGTCCTCGGTCAATGTCGGTGCATTCAACCTGGGTAATGCGCTGGGGGCCGCTGCCGGTGGTGCCGCCATCTCGACAGGGCTGGGCTATGCAGCTGTCCCGATTGTCGGCGCGTTGATCGCAGGCGCGGGCCTGCTGCTGGTGCTGGCCCAACTGGCCCGGCAACGGCAGGCAGCACAGGGCGCACGCACCGAAACCTGCCAGGTCAAATCCTGA
- a CDS encoding LysR family transcriptional regulator, which translates to MNITLDEMQVFATVVDAGSITAAAQQLGLTVSACSRSLGRLEEKLETTLLRRTTRRLELTEEGQAFLHNARTIMESVERAEEQMRARRAMPSGRLRIDAASPFMLHVIVPLVQAYRARFPQVELELNSNEGIIDLLERRTDVAIRIGQLKDSTLHSRLIAYSQVRLLASPAYLAAHGQPQTMAELDRHVLLGFSEPESLNLWPLPGSDGGYLRITPTVRASSGETLRQLALTGNGIACLSDFMTAADRAAGHLLPLLPAHTQEMLQPVQAVYYRNTAVSARIASFVDFLIEALGDPLPQRQLAAWLAG; encoded by the coding sequence ATGAACATCACGCTGGATGAAATGCAGGTATTTGCCACCGTGGTGGATGCCGGGTCGATTACTGCCGCAGCCCAGCAACTGGGTCTGACCGTGTCAGCGTGCAGCCGTTCGCTGGGGCGGCTGGAAGAAAAGCTGGAGACGACCTTGCTGCGCCGTACCACACGGCGGCTGGAACTGACCGAGGAGGGCCAGGCCTTTCTGCACAATGCCCGCACCATCATGGAATCGGTAGAGCGTGCCGAGGAGCAGATGCGCGCACGCCGGGCCATGCCGTCGGGGCGTTTGCGCATTGATGCGGCATCACCCTTCATGCTGCATGTCATCGTGCCGCTGGTGCAGGCGTATCGTGCGCGTTTTCCGCAGGTGGAGCTGGAGCTGAACAGCAATGAAGGCATCATCGACTTGCTGGAACGCCGTACCGATGTTGCCATCCGCATTGGCCAGTTGAAGGATTCCACCCTGCATAGCCGGTTGATTGCCTATAGCCAGGTGCGCCTGCTGGCCAGCCCGGCCTATCTGGCGGCGCATGGCCAGCCGCAAACCATGGCCGAACTGGACCGACATGTGCTGCTGGGCTTCAGCGAGCCGGAGTCGCTCAATCTGTGGCCACTGCCCGGCAGCGATGGCGGGTATTTGCGGATAACGCCGACAGTACGTGCCTCCAGTGGCGAAACGCTGCGCCAGCTGGCGCTCACGGGTAATGGCATCGCCTGCCTGTCGGATTTCATGACGGCGGCGGATCGCGCTGCCGGCCATCTGCTGCCGCTGCTGCCGGCGCATACCCAGGAGATGCTGCAGCCGGTGCAGGCGGTTTACTACCGCAATACGGCGGTTTCGGCGCGTATTGCTTCTTTTGTCGATTTTCTGATTGAAGCGCTGGGGGATCCGCTGCCACAGCGGCAGCTTGCCGCTTGGCTGGCCGGCTGA
- a CDS encoding NAD(P)/FAD-dependent oxidoreductase yields the protein MRKSIAIIGAGIAGLSCAATLRDAGHHVVVFDKGRGLGGRLCTRRGEGWQADHGAQYFTARHPLFQQQVQNWLGNGSVAIWQAHPAVLGSSQVPAHDAPVRYLGVPGMSAPAKALAAGLEVHTSHTIQGLIHAADGWRLSNAEHGQLSGIHSQVVVALPSPQAASLLAQASPSLSTLAAAHRMLPCWTVMAQLEEPAQLGFEAAFVNSGPLRWLARNNSKPGRSGQECWVLQANAHWSAAHLEDDAASVKQALLMAFEQLGGPPAVASSAHRWRYADCEASNLGSVWDATLGIGLCGDWLHGGKVEGAWLSGHHLANKILEREQG from the coding sequence ATGCGCAAATCCATCGCCATCATCGGAGCCGGCATTGCCGGCCTTTCTTGCGCCGCCACCCTGCGCGATGCCGGTCATCACGTCGTCGTTTTTGATAAAGGCCGTGGGCTGGGAGGCCGCTTGTGCACTCGGCGGGGCGAAGGCTGGCAGGCCGATCACGGTGCGCAATATTTCACTGCTCGCCATCCGCTCTTCCAACAGCAAGTCCAAAACTGGCTGGGTAACGGCAGTGTCGCCATCTGGCAGGCCCACCCCGCCGTGCTGGGCAGCAGTCAGGTACCGGCGCATGACGCCCCGGTACGCTACCTTGGCGTGCCAGGCATGTCTGCACCGGCCAAAGCACTGGCCGCCGGGCTGGAAGTCCACACCAGTCACACTATCCAGGGGCTGATCCACGCAGCCGATGGCTGGCGGCTAAGCAATGCTGAACACGGTCAGCTTTCTGGAATCCACTCCCAGGTAGTGGTGGCTTTACCATCGCCCCAGGCAGCCTCGCTGCTGGCACAGGCCTCACCCTCGCTATCCACCTTGGCTGCAGCTCACCGCATGCTGCCTTGCTGGACCGTCATGGCCCAACTGGAAGAGCCGGCACAGCTCGGATTTGAGGCTGCTTTTGTCAATTCAGGCCCGCTACGCTGGCTGGCCCGCAACAACAGCAAACCGGGCCGCAGCGGACAGGAATGTTGGGTACTGCAAGCGAATGCGCACTGGAGTGCTGCACATCTGGAAGATGACGCCGCCAGCGTTAAGCAAGCCCTGCTGATGGCATTTGAACAACTGGGTGGGCCGCCTGCGGTAGCCAGTTCTGCACACCGTTGGCGCTACGCCGACTGTGAGGCAAGTAACCTCGGCAGTGTGTGGGATGCAACGCTGGGCATTGGACTGTGTGGCGACTGGCTGCATGGCGGCAAGGTGGAAGGTGCCTGGCTCAGCGGCCACCACCTGGCCAATAAGATACTGGAGCGCGAACAAGGGTGA
- a CDS encoding TIGR02450 family Trp-rich protein — MRIKLNPRKLLLSKWTALQPRNKEKHFLVVRVLQPEDPQAAITEVELEAVHSRHSRIIPWKTLTDAEHWQQGWH, encoded by the coding sequence ATGCGCATCAAACTCAATCCACGCAAGCTGCTGTTAAGCAAATGGACCGCACTGCAGCCACGTAATAAGGAAAAACACTTCCTGGTGGTGCGGGTGCTACAGCCAGAGGATCCACAGGCCGCCATCACCGAAGTGGAGCTGGAAGCCGTCCATAGCCGCCACAGCCGCATCATTCCCTGGAAAACGCTGACCGATGCCGAACACTGGCAGCAAGGCTGGCACTGA
- a CDS encoding lipocalin family protein, with product MRLPRLSHFVLIGCGVLLTACSTLPPPGITPVSGFELQRYSGKWYEIARLDHSFERGLSDVSASYAPKADGSVSVINRGFDSEAGRWKQAEGRALFNGDPHSGSLKVSFFGPFYGGYHVVALDPDYRWSMVAGNDRSYLWILAREKRLPDAVLAKLLAQARQLGFDTDKLTQVSQTRSND from the coding sequence ATGCGCCTTCCTCGACTATCCCACTTCGTCCTCATCGGCTGCGGCGTGTTGCTGACCGCCTGCTCCACCCTGCCGCCACCGGGCATTACCCCGGTTAGCGGCTTCGAATTGCAACGCTATAGTGGCAAGTGGTATGAAATCGCCCGGCTGGACCACAGCTTCGAGCGCGGCCTGAGTGATGTCAGCGCCAGCTACGCACCCAAAGCCGATGGCAGCGTCAGCGTGATCAACCGTGGCTTTGACAGTGAGGCCGGGCGCTGGAAACAGGCAGAAGGCCGGGCACTGTTTAATGGTGATCCGCACAGCGGCTCCTTGAAAGTGTCCTTCTTCGGGCCCTTCTATGGCGGCTATCACGTAGTGGCGCTGGATCCTGATTACCGCTGGTCCATGGTGGCTGGCAATGATCGTTCTTACCTGTGGATTCTGGCGCGAGAAAAGCGCTTGCCGGATGCAGTGCTGGCCAAACTGCTGGCGCAGGCGCGGCAGCTGGGCTTCGACACCGACAAGCTGACCCAGGTCAGCCAGACCCGCAGCAACGACTGA
- a CDS encoding cryptochrome/photolyase family protein has protein sequence MTELRLILGDQLNPKHSWFARQRDDVVYLLLELRQETGYVLHHAQKLLAVLAAMRDFARWLKAEGHRVRYVTIDHPSNRGALEDNLDALLQHYQASAFLWQLPDEWRLDQQLHAWAARQAIPCQAVDSEHFYTHRHDAGQLFAGKAQWRMEIFYRQMRKQYSVLLDDGGKPAGGKWNFDQDNRKAWRGAPPPPPDTRPSHDHRQLWQTLQDAGISSFGQPCAEALRWPLNRAEALHQLHDFIRQALPHFGDYQDAMHTDEPRLFHSLLSFALNTKMLSPREVVTAAEQAWLAGAAPLAAVEGFIRQILGWREYVRGVYWARMPDYAHSNVFQHHRPLPGWFWHGHTGMRCLAHAVGQSLRDAYAHHIQRLMVIGNFSLLAGLSPQALHEWYLGVYIDAFEWVELPNTLGMSQFADGGLLASKPYVSGHAYLHRMSNYCGGCRYRREARHGEDACPFNALYWDFFRRQRARLGDNPRLGLIYKQLDQMSNTELTALRDSAERILQGLETL, from the coding sequence ATGACCGAGCTGAGACTGATCCTGGGAGACCAGCTCAACCCCAAGCACAGCTGGTTTGCCCGGCAGCGCGATGACGTGGTTTACCTGCTGCTGGAGCTGCGTCAGGAAACCGGCTATGTGCTGCACCATGCGCAAAAGCTGCTGGCCGTGCTGGCCGCCATGCGTGACTTTGCCCGTTGGCTGAAAGCCGAAGGCCATCGGGTGCGCTATGTCACCATCGATCATCCGTCCAATCGCGGTGCGCTGGAAGACAATCTGGACGCACTGCTACAGCACTATCAGGCCAGCGCGTTCTTGTGGCAGCTGCCGGATGAATGGCGTCTGGACCAGCAATTGCACGCCTGGGCAGCACGACAGGCCATCCCCTGCCAGGCAGTGGATAGCGAACATTTCTACACCCACCGCCATGATGCAGGCCAGTTGTTTGCCGGCAAGGCGCAGTGGCGCATGGAAATCTTTTATCGTCAGATGCGCAAGCAATACAGCGTCTTGCTCGACGACGGCGGCAAACCCGCCGGTGGCAAATGGAATTTTGATCAGGATAACCGCAAGGCCTGGCGTGGCGCGCCGCCGCCCCCGCCCGACACGCGCCCCAGCCACGACCACCGCCAACTATGGCAAACCTTGCAAGACGCTGGCATTTCCTCCTTCGGCCAGCCTTGTGCCGAGGCCTTGCGCTGGCCGCTCAACCGCGCTGAGGCACTGCATCAACTGCATGACTTCATCCGCCAGGCCCTGCCACACTTTGGTGATTATCAGGATGCAATGCACACAGACGAACCGCGCCTGTTTCATTCCCTGCTGTCTTTCGCACTCAACACCAAGATGCTGTCGCCACGCGAAGTGGTGACCGCTGCCGAGCAAGCCTGGCTGGCCGGTGCAGCACCGCTGGCGGCGGTGGAAGGTTTTATCCGCCAGATTCTGGGCTGGCGTGAATACGTGCGCGGAGTGTACTGGGCACGCATGCCGGACTATGCCCACAGCAATGTGTTCCAGCATCACCGCCCTTTGCCCGGCTGGTTCTGGCATGGACACACCGGCATGCGCTGCCTGGCCCACGCCGTCGGTCAATCACTGCGTGATGCCTATGCGCACCACATCCAGCGACTGATGGTCATCGGCAACTTTTCTCTGCTGGCAGGCCTGTCACCTCAGGCGCTGCATGAATGGTATCTGGGCGTGTACATCGATGCCTTCGAATGGGTTGAGCTGCCCAATACGCTGGGCATGAGCCAGTTTGCCGATGGTGGACTGCTGGCCAGCAAGCCCTATGTTTCCGGCCATGCCTACCTGCATCGCATGAGCAACTACTGTGGCGGCTGCCGCTACCGGCGTGAGGCGCGGCACGGTGAGGACGCCTGCCCATTCAATGCCCTGTACTGGGATTTTTTCCGCCGCCAGCGCGCGCGCCTGGGGGATAACCCACGGCTAGGGCTGATCTACAAACAACTGGACCAGATGAGCAATACCGAACTGACGGCACTGCGCGACAGTGCCGAACGCATTTTGCAAGGGCTGGAAACCCTGTGA
- a CDS encoding DUF2256 domain-containing protein: protein MSSRFKGNKSSLPAKPCAVCGRAMSWRRKWTQCWDEVKYCSERCRRQH from the coding sequence ATGAGCAGCCGCTTCAAGGGCAACAAATCCAGCCTGCCAGCCAAGCCTTGTGCCGTATGCGGCAGGGCCATGAGCTGGCGGCGCAAGTGGACCCAGTGTTGGGATGAAGTGAAATACTGCTCTGAACGCTGCCGCCGACAGCACTGA
- a CDS encoding nuclear transport factor 2 family protein: protein MTKLVDWYTHLTPETLANISDFYAASACFKDPFNTVQDREGITTVFRHMFKTLETPAFIIREQLLDGDQAFITWDFRFRKGGKDYLLHGGSHLRFNASGKVIRHRDYWDSAEELLHKLPLIGPPLRLLRRMLSVRDEGESQ from the coding sequence TTGACGAAGCTGGTTGACTGGTACACCCATTTGACCCCGGAGACGCTAGCGAACATTAGCGACTTCTATGCCGCCAGTGCCTGCTTCAAGGACCCCTTCAATACCGTGCAGGACCGGGAAGGCATCACTACGGTGTTCCGTCACATGTTCAAGACCCTGGAAACGCCGGCCTTCATCATTCGCGAACAATTGCTGGACGGCGACCAGGCCTTCATCACCTGGGACTTCCGCTTCCGCAAAGGCGGCAAGGATTATCTGCTGCACGGTGGTAGCCACTTGCGCTTCAATGCCAGCGGCAAGGTTATCCGGCATCGGGATTACTGGGACTCAGCCGAGGAGTTGCTACACAAGCTGCCACTGATCGGGCCACCGCTACGCTTGCTGCGCCGCATGCTGTCGGTGCGTGACGAGGGAGAAAGCCAATGA
- a CDS encoding SDR family NAD(P)-dependent oxidoreductase, whose protein sequence is MKSACFSARSRAIPFAPPNTPIRSWPGQRVWLIGASSGIGAALARHLLEKGADVVLSARRQAALRQVAAGHAHAQVLVHDVTDPDSWHQCWAQLHAQNHLPDLVVFCAADYRPEQSWQLHSEQVRQTLDTNLAGVYFGLETMLPDLMTRRSGGLALVASVAGYIGLPGACVYGPSKAALINLAELLYAELKRYCLNVYLINPGFVTTRLTALNDFPMPAIISPDEAAARIVHGLERGCFEIHFPRRFTLWIKLLAKLPYCLRLPLLRHLVRN, encoded by the coding sequence GTGAAGTCAGCCTGTTTTTCCGCAAGGAGTAGGGCCATACCATTTGCACCTCCCAATACCCCCATTCGCAGCTGGCCTGGCCAGCGCGTATGGCTGATCGGGGCATCCAGCGGCATTGGCGCTGCGCTAGCACGTCACCTGCTTGAAAAGGGTGCCGACGTGGTGCTGTCTGCGCGACGGCAAGCCGCATTGCGACAAGTGGCGGCTGGTCATGCACATGCACAGGTGCTGGTACACGATGTCACCGATCCGGACTCTTGGCATCAATGCTGGGCACAACTTCACGCACAAAACCACCTGCCCGATCTTGTCGTGTTCTGCGCTGCCGATTACCGGCCCGAACAAAGCTGGCAACTACATTCTGAACAAGTTCGGCAAACCCTGGACACCAATCTGGCAGGCGTGTACTTCGGTCTGGAAACCATGCTGCCGGATCTGATGACACGCCGTTCCGGTGGCCTTGCCCTGGTAGCCAGCGTAGCCGGTTATATCGGCCTGCCCGGTGCCTGCGTCTACGGACCCAGTAAGGCGGCATTGATCAATCTGGCCGAGCTGCTGTATGCCGAACTCAAACGCTACTGCCTGAATGTTTACCTCATCAATCCGGGTTTCGTCACCACCCGGCTTACCGCACTCAACGACTTCCCGATGCCGGCCATCATCAGCCCGGACGAAGCGGCCGCACGTATTGTGCATGGCCTGGAGCGCGGTTGTTTTGAAATCCATTTTCCTCGCAGGTTTACGCTATGGATCAAGCTGCTCGCGAAGCTGCCTTACTGTCTCAGACTGCCCTTGCTGCGCCATCTGGTGCGCAACTGA
- a CDS encoding DUF3833 domain-containing protein yields the protein MKRLCIVLLTGLPLLASCSTPDIQSYRDNTPKLDLYQFFSGHTQAWGMFRDRSGKLIKRFSVDINSHRDGDALILDEHFLYADGTRQQRSWRLVPKGDGKWHGTAADVIGEAEGEVAGNALHWRYSLRLPVDGREWAVDFDDWMFLQDNYTMLNSAHMSKFGFGLGEVSLFFRKE from the coding sequence GTGAAGCGCCTGTGTATCGTGCTGCTGACCGGGCTACCGCTATTGGCTTCTTGCAGTACGCCTGACATACAAAGCTACCGCGACAACACGCCCAAGTTGGATTTGTACCAGTTTTTCTCCGGCCACACCCAGGCCTGGGGAATGTTCCGTGACCGTAGCGGCAAACTGATCAAGCGCTTCAGCGTGGACATCAACAGCCACCGCGATGGTGATGCACTGATTCTGGATGAACACTTTCTTTACGCCGACGGCACACGCCAGCAACGCAGCTGGCGTCTTGTACCCAAAGGTGATGGCAAGTGGCACGGCACGGCGGCAGATGTGATCGGTGAGGCCGAAGGTGAAGTGGCTGGCAACGCACTGCACTGGCGCTACAGTCTGCGCCTGCCGGTAGACGGGCGGGAATGGGCGGTGGACTTCGATGACTGGATGTTCCTGCAGGACAATTACACCATGCTCAATAGCGCGCACATGAGCAAATTCGGCTTCGGACTGGGTGAAGTCAGCCTGTTTTTCCGCAAGGAGTAG
- a CDS encoding SAM-dependent methyltransferase, protein MSLSRALDIPRGTPSFTGKILLSRLSRLCHGSLRLITPDGSAHWFGTAGETPDAELHVHDWAACSKLLLAGDIGFAEAYRDGLLDSPDLVALLRLALRNQTVLGTAASGSLPARTWYWLKHRLRRNSKAGSKRNIHAHYDLGNDFYQLWLDPTWTYSSAWFDGHYALPLAQAQAAKYQRICDVLGLKPGMRVLEIGCGWGGFAEHATQQGIAVHGVTISNAQLEFAQRRLANNVLARLEWCDYRDLHGKYDAIVSIEMFEAVGEAYWQGYFHTLRKLLKPDGKALVQSITIADSRFERYRAASDFIQAFIFPGGMLPSRSEFQHQATLAGLRTCDRLDFGHDYAETLRRWRHGFEHALDAVLKLGFDNAFIRIWRLYLCYCEAGFDEDSIGVSQFLLQEAQP, encoded by the coding sequence ATGAGCCTTTCCCGCGCCCTAGACATCCCGCGCGGCACACCTTCTTTTACCGGCAAGATCCTGCTATCCAGGCTGAGTCGGCTATGCCATGGCAGCTTGCGCCTGATTACGCCGGATGGTTCCGCGCACTGGTTCGGCACCGCGGGGGAGACACCGGATGCCGAGTTGCATGTGCACGACTGGGCAGCCTGCAGCAAGCTGCTGCTGGCCGGAGATATCGGTTTTGCCGAAGCTTACCGAGACGGCTTGCTTGACTCGCCCGATCTGGTCGCCTTGCTAAGGCTGGCACTGCGCAATCAAACCGTACTCGGCACTGCCGCTAGTGGCAGCCTGCCGGCTCGTACCTGGTATTGGCTGAAACACAGGCTGCGCCGCAACAGCAAAGCCGGTAGCAAACGTAACATCCATGCGCACTATGATCTGGGCAACGACTTCTACCAGCTGTGGCTGGATCCTACTTGGACTTACTCCAGCGCCTGGTTCGATGGCCATTACGCTTTGCCCTTAGCGCAAGCACAGGCAGCCAAATACCAGCGCATCTGCGATGTACTGGGACTGAAACCTGGCATGCGGGTACTGGAGATAGGTTGTGGCTGGGGCGGCTTTGCCGAACACGCGACACAGCAAGGCATCGCCGTGCATGGCGTCACCATTTCCAACGCCCAACTGGAATTCGCGCAGCGACGTCTGGCCAACAACGTGCTGGCACGACTGGAATGGTGTGATTACCGCGATCTGCACGGCAAGTACGATGCCATTGTTTCCATCGAAATGTTTGAAGCAGTGGGCGAAGCCTATTGGCAAGGCTACTTCCACACACTACGCAAGCTGCTCAAACCAGACGGCAAGGCACTGGTGCAAAGCATCACCATTGCAGATAGCCGCTTCGAACGTTATCGCGCCGCTAGCGACTTTATTCAGGCCTTCATTTTCCCGGGGGGTATGCTGCCCAGCCGTAGTGAGTTCCAGCACCAGGCTACCCTGGCAGGTCTGCGCACCTGCGACCGACTGGATTTTGGCCACGACTACGCGGAAACCCTGCGCCGGTGGCGGCATGGTTTTGAACACGCGCTCGACGCAGTACTCAAGCTCGGCTTTGACAATGCCTTCATCCGCATCTGGCGGCTTTACCTATGCTATTGCGAGGCCGGTTTTGACGAAGACAGCATAGGTGTATCCCAGTTCTTGCTGCAGGAAGCACAACCGTGA
- a CDS encoding DUF1365 domain-containing protein: MTDAYIVKGTIMHQRLRPAHHRFRYPVFAVRLRLSALDEIGNAWFGVNRFRLMSVRTGDYGPRDGSPLLPWIRSQLAKAGLPDDGEVWLQTFPRLFGYAFNPVSFWYCHDVNGQLVAVLADVNNTFGEHHAYLLANKNGQPIRNGIALTCVKQLHVSPFCQVAGHYLFRLAERADRMLMRIDYHDADGVLLNTSVSGDMTPLTAATALSALLQQPLLTVSIMLRIHWQALRLLCKKVPFFGKPQPPSSHLTHGQEFHP, translated from the coding sequence ATGACTGATGCTTATATCGTCAAGGGAACGATCATGCACCAGCGGCTGCGCCCTGCTCATCACCGCTTTCGGTATCCGGTGTTTGCCGTGCGCTTGCGTTTGTCAGCGCTGGATGAGATTGGCAACGCCTGGTTCGGGGTCAATCGCTTCCGTTTGATGTCTGTGCGTACTGGCGACTACGGACCGCGCGATGGCAGTCCACTCCTACCCTGGATTCGCAGTCAATTGGCCAAGGCCGGTTTGCCTGATGATGGCGAGGTCTGGCTGCAAACCTTTCCCCGCCTGTTCGGCTATGCATTCAACCCGGTCAGCTTCTGGTACTGCCATGATGTCAACGGACAGTTGGTGGCGGTGCTTGCCGACGTCAACAATACATTTGGTGAACACCACGCCTACCTTCTGGCCAATAAAAATGGCCAGCCCATTCGCAATGGCATTGCCCTCACCTGCGTCAAACAGTTGCATGTATCCCCCTTCTGCCAAGTCGCCGGTCATTACCTGTTCAGGCTGGCCGAGCGGGCTGATCGCATGCTGATGCGCATTGATTACCACGATGCGGATGGTGTGCTGCTCAATACCAGTGTTTCCGGTGACATGACACCGCTGACAGCGGCTACCGCACTTTCAGCCCTGCTACAGCAACCCTTGCTGACGGTGTCCATCATGCTGCGCATTCATTGGCAGGCATTACGTCTGTTGTGCAAGAAAGTGCCGTTCTTCGGCAAACCGCAGCCACCATCCAGCCATCTGACTCACGGACAGGAGTTCCACCCATGA